One genomic window of Aliiroseovarius sp. M344 includes the following:
- the rimP gene encoding ribosome maturation factor RimP, which translates to MSNLVAKAAIDRRLADIVDPVIEGMGFELVRLRLMGGNTPTLQIMAERPEGGIEVDECAEISTAVSAILDVEDPIEDNYTLEVGSPGIDRPLTRLKDFAEWSGYVAKIETSELIDGRKRFKGTLAGVDGNEVLIEIENKGETVTIGLDFDWLSEAKLVLTDDLIRQVLNQRKDAGQIDEKQFDEIQEITGSEED; encoded by the coding sequence GTGAGCAACCTTGTTGCCAAAGCAGCAATAGACCGTCGGCTGGCCGATATCGTCGATCCCGTGATCGAAGGGATGGGCTTTGAGCTGGTGCGTTTGCGTCTGATGGGGGGCAACACGCCCACGTTGCAGATCATGGCGGAACGCCCAGAGGGCGGCATTGAGGTTGACGAATGCGCCGAGATTTCGACCGCGGTCAGCGCCATTCTGGATGTGGAAGACCCGATCGAGGACAACTATACCCTTGAGGTCGGATCACCCGGCATTGATCGCCCACTGACTCGCCTGAAGGATTTTGCAGAGTGGAGCGGCTATGTCGCCAAGATCGAAACGTCCGAGCTGATCGACGGCCGCAAGCGTTTCAAAGGCACATTGGCCGGGGTTGACGGCAACGAGGTTCTGATCGAGATCGAGAACAAGGGTGAAACCGTGACCATCGGGCTCGATTTTGATTGGCTGTCAGAGGCCAAACTGGTCCTGACCGACGACCTTATTCGCCAAGTTCTGAACCAGCGTAAGGATGCTGGCCAGATCGACGAAAAGCAATTTGACGAAATTCAA